In Eucalyptus grandis isolate ANBG69807.140 chromosome 4, ASM1654582v1, whole genome shotgun sequence, the following proteins share a genomic window:
- the LOC104441932 gene encoding uncharacterized protein LOC104441932: MAAPFFSTPFQPYVYQSPQDAVIPFQILGGEAQVVQIMLKSQEKVVARPGSMCFMSGSIEMDNVYLPENEAGMWQWLFGKNVTSITLRNPGPDEGFVGIAAPSLARILPIDLAVFGGEILCQPDAFLCSINDVKVTSTIDQRARHVVTGAEGFLRQKLSGQGLAFLAAGGSVVQKNLEVGEVLAVDVSCIAAVTGTVNIQIKYNGPIRRAVFGGDNLVTAILTGPGIVFIQSLPFHRLSQRIARAVTSPNMRENPKFFIQIAIFFFLAYVVIVSSLILTDV, encoded by the exons ATGGCCGCGCCGTTCTTCTCGACGCCTTTCCAGCCCTACGTTTATCAG AGTCCTCAAGATGCTGTCATACCCTTCCAGATTTTAGGTGGCGAAGCACAGGTTGTCCAG ATAATGTTGAAGTcacaagaaaaagttgttgcAAGGCCTG GTTCTATGTGCTTCATGTCTGGGTCTATTGAAATGGACAATGTTTATCTACCTGAGAATGAAGCGGGTATGTGGCAATGGCTTTTTGGCAAGAATGTGACAAGCATAACTCTTCGAAACCCCGGTCCTGATGAGGGATTTGTTGGAATAGCTGCACCTTCTCTTGCAAGAATTCTCCCG ATTGACCTGGCTGTGTTTGGTGGAGAAATTTTATGCCAG CCAGATGCATTTCTTTGCTCTATCAACGATGTCAAGGTCACTAGCACGATTGATCAGAGGGCACGCCATGTGGTCACTGGTGCAGAG ggatttttgaGACAGAAACTCTCAGGCCAAGGACTTGCATTTTTAGCTGCGGGTGGATCTG TTGTGCAGAAGAATCTTGAGGTTGGAGAAGTCTTAGCTGTTGATGTATCCTGCATTGCTGCTGTAACAGGCACGGTCAATATCCAAATTAAGTACAATGGTCCCATCAGAAGAGCAGTCTTTGGG GGTGATAATCTAGTAACAGCCATTCTGACAGGGCCAGGGATCGTGTTCATCCAGAGCCTGCCCTTTCATAGACTTTCTCAGCGAATCGCTCG GGCTGTAACCTCTCCGAACATGAGGGAGAACCCCAAGTTTTTCATTCAGAtagccatcttcttctttcttgcgtaTGTTGTGATTGTATCTTCATTGATCTTGACAGATGTataa
- the LOC104441930 gene encoding 60S ribosomal protein L15-2, translating into MNSLSKTRPQFDQYKYHLHRLNPRPFSASSGNPSCQTATPMGAYKYVSELWRKKQSDVMRFLQRVRCWEYRQHPSIVRVTHPTRPDKARRLGYKAKQGYVVYRVRVRRGGRKRPVPKGIVYGKPTNQGVTQLKFQRSKRSVAEERAGRKLGGLRVLNSYWINEDSTYKYFEVILVDVAHTTIRRDPRISWLCNPVHKHRELRGLTSAGKKYRGLRGKGHTHHKARPSRRATWKRNNSLSLRRYR; encoded by the exons ATGAACTCCCTGTCCAAAACGAGACCCCAATTCGACCAGTATAAATACCATCTTCATCGACTGAACCCTAGGCCATTTTCTGCAAGCTCCGGAAACCCTAGCTGCCAGACCGCCACTCCAATGG GGGCTTACAAGTACGTGTCGGAGCTATGGAGGAAGAAGCAGTCCGATGTGATGAGGTTCTTGCAGAGGGTTAGGTGCTGGGAGTACCGACAGCACCCGTCTATCGTGCGGGTCACCCACCCTACCCGCCCTGACAAGGCCCGCCGTTTGGGCTACAAGGCCAAGCAG GGTTACGTGGTTTATCGTGTGCGTGTAAGACGTGGTGGTCGCAAGAGGCCTGTTCCCAAGGGTATAGTGTATGGTAAGCCCACAAATCAGGGTGTTACTCAACTGAAGTTCCAGCGAAGCAAGAGGTCTGTTGCAGAGGAACGTGCTGGCAGAAAGTTGGGTGGCCTCAGGGTTCTGAACTCCTACTGGATCAATGAG GATTCTACCTACAAATATTTTGAGGTAATTCTGGTTGATGTTGCCCACACAACTATCCGAAGGGACCCGAGAATCAGTTGGCTCTGCAATCCTGTGCACAAACATAGGGAGCTTCGCGGTCTTACTTCTGCTGGAAAGAAGTACAGAGGCCTTCGTGGAAAGGGCCACACACACCACAAGGCTCGCCCTTCACGCAGGGCTACTTGGAAGAGAAACAACAGCCTGTCTCTGCGCCGATACCGTTGA
- the LOC104441929 gene encoding inositol 2-dehydrogenase — MGGDDAVKYGIIGVGMMGREHLINLHHLQPFGVRVVAIADPHVPSQQLALDLSASFGWPLKVFSGHKELLDSRLCDVLVVSSPNMTHYQILIDIINHPKAHHVLVEKPLCTTVAHCREVVETAKARPEMLVQVGLEYRYMPPVAKLIEIVKGGALGQVKMVAIREHRFPFLVKVHNWNRFNVNTGGTLVEKCCHFFDLMRLFAGANPVRVMASGAIDVNHKDEIYDGKVPDIIDNAYVIVEFENGSRGMLDLCMFAEGSKNEQEIAVVGDTGKGEAFVPESIVRFGSRAAGREGVQTLTAADDRIKYDGLHHGSSYLEHLNFLDAVRAKGVRAPAVDLQDGLISVAMGVAAQLSIEKGRFVEMAEVIDEGISKCAPGP, encoded by the exons ATGGGAGGTGACGATGCGGTGAAGTATGGGATCATCGGAGTGGGGATGATGGGCAGAGAGCACCTGATCAACTTGCACCATCTTCAACCCTTCGGCGTCCGAGTCGTTGCCATAGCTGACCCTCACGTCCCTTCTCAGCAGCTCGCTCTCGATCTGTCTGCTTCCTTTGGTTGGCCATTGAAG GTTTTCTCAGGACATAAAGAGCTGCTAGACAGTAGGCTCTGTGATGTGCTGGTTGTTTCTTCTCCAAACATGACCCATTATCAGATCCTTATTGACATCATCAATCACCCAAAGGCACATCATGTTCTTGTGGAGAAGCCATTATGCACCACGGTTGCTCATTGCCGGGAG GTGGTGGAAACTGCCAAGGCAAGGCCAGAGATGCTGGTGCAAGTTGGTTTGGAATACCGGTACATGCCACCCGTTGCTAAACTGATTGAAATAGTCAAGGGCGGTGCTCTTGGACAGGTCAAAATGGTGGCTATCCGGGAACATCGCTTCCCCTTTCTTGTCAAG GTACACAATTGGAATCGGTTCAATGTGAACACAGGAGGGACTCTGGTGGAGAAATGTTGCCACTTTTTTGATCTGATGAGACTATTTGCCGGGGCCAATCCTGTTCGTGTGATGGCTTCCGGAGCTATCGATGTTAATCATAAAGATGAAATATATGATGGGAAG GTGCCAGATATAATTGACAATGCCTATGTCATTGTCGAGTTCGAGAATGGTTCACGAGGCATGCTCGACCTTTGCATGTTTGCTGAAGGAAGCAAAAATGAGCAAGAGATAGCTGTCGTGGGTGATACTGGAAAg GGCGAGGCATTCGTTCCCGAGAGCATAGTCCGTTTTGGCTCTCGAGCTGCTGGCAGAGAGGGCGTCCAAACATTAACAGCGGCCGATGACCGGATAAA GTATGACGGCCTGCATCACGGATCAAGCTACTTGGAGCACCTGAACTTCTTGGATGCAGTTAGGGCCAAAGGCGTACGTGCACCCGCCGTAGATTTGCAAGATGGGCTGATCTCAGTGGCCATGGGAGTTGCAGCACAGCTTTCCATAGAGAAGGGCCGGTTCGTTGAGATGGCAGAGGTCATTGATGAAGGCATCTCTAAATGTGCCCCGGGGCCCTGA